The following proteins are encoded in a genomic region of Dokdonia donghaensis DSW-1:
- a CDS encoding prephenate dehydratase, whose product MKVAIQGVRGSFHHKVAQEFFGADVEVLECMSFPRLVDALLDGEVDDAVMAIENTIAGAILPNYALLDDHNLTIEGEYYLDIQHNLMALKGQDLTTIKEVWSHPMAILQCRQFFRDYPSIKLVEDTDTAGVAREIKDRNLAGIAAIASTTAAEIYDLSIIKSSIQTVDENATRFFILNKNGKEAEGVINKASLRFTTDHKRGSLATILNVLSDCKMNLTKIQSMPIIEKPWEYAFFVDVTFDSVESFKKATTLVSLMAKDFKVLGAYKNQKQ is encoded by the coding sequence ATGAAAGTAGCGATACAAGGCGTGCGAGGGTCTTTTCACCACAAGGTAGCTCAAGAGTTTTTTGGGGCAGATGTGGAGGTGCTGGAGTGTATGTCTTTCCCAAGGCTGGTAGATGCGTTGCTAGATGGTGAGGTAGATGATGCCGTGATGGCTATAGAAAATACCATAGCAGGAGCCATATTACCTAACTATGCACTACTAGATGATCATAATCTTACTATAGAAGGAGAATACTACCTAGATATACAACACAACTTGATGGCGCTCAAAGGGCAAGATCTTACTACCATAAAAGAAGTATGGTCACACCCTATGGCAATATTGCAATGTAGACAGTTTTTTAGAGACTACCCATCTATAAAACTGGTAGAAGATACAGATACGGCGGGCGTGGCAAGAGAGATAAAAGATCGCAATCTAGCGGGTATTGCAGCAATTGCAAGCACAACAGCGGCAGAGATTTATGACCTCTCGATTATCAAGTCATCTATACAAACTGTAGATGAGAATGCTACTCGCTTTTTTATCCTTAATAAAAATGGAAAAGAAGCCGAAGGGGTTATAAACAAAGCATCACTGCGATTTACAACAGACCACAAGCGTGGGAGCCTGGCAACGATACTTAACGTGCTAAGCGATTGCAAGATGAATCTCACAAAAATTCAATCTATGCCTATCATAGAGAAACCTTGGGAGTATGCCTTTTTTGTAGATGTCACTTTTGATAGTGTAGAAAGTTTTAAGAAAGCAACCACTTTAGTCTCACTTATGGCAAAAGATTTTAAAGTATTAGGTGCTTATAAAAACCAGAAGCAATGA
- the gldA gene encoding gliding motility-associated ABC transporter ATP-binding subunit GldA: MSIQVHGITKTYGTQKALDDISFTLNKGEIVGFLGPNGAGKSTMMKILTTYLAPTQGTAQVNSYDTRKEVQQVRSAVGYLPEHNPLYLEMYVKEYLAFNAGIYKVSKERIAEVIQLTGLTPEAHKKISQLSKGYRQRVGLATALLHDPEVLILDEPTTGLDPNQLLEIRSLIKNIGQHKTILMSTHIMQEVEAICDRVIIINKGQIVADRKMSELRDGEQQVVIVAFDYRVEEVALTRLDKVASVKNTTGFTYEITFATQEDMRARVFDFAHDNELKILQLNQKNASLESLFTELTA, translated from the coding sequence ATGTCTATCCAAGTACACGGTATTACAAAAACTTATGGCACTCAGAAAGCGCTAGACGACATCTCATTTACACTTAACAAAGGTGAGATAGTAGGTTTTCTAGGTCCTAACGGTGCCGGTAAAAGTACAATGATGAAAATCTTAACCACCTACCTCGCTCCTACTCAAGGTACGGCTCAAGTAAACTCATATGATACACGTAAGGAGGTACAACAGGTACGTAGCGCTGTAGGCTATCTCCCAGAGCACAACCCGTTATATCTAGAGATGTATGTAAAGGAGTACCTCGCTTTTAATGCAGGTATATATAAGGTAAGTAAAGAGCGCATAGCAGAGGTAATACAACTCACGGGACTTACCCCAGAAGCACATAAAAAAATAAGCCAACTCTCAAAAGGGTATCGCCAGCGTGTAGGTCTTGCTACGGCACTGCTACACGACCCAGAAGTGCTTATACTAGATGAACCTACTACCGGTCTGGATCCTAACCAGTTACTAGAGATACGTAGCCTTATAAAAAATATAGGGCAACATAAGACTATATTAATGAGCACACACATTATGCAAGAGGTAGAAGCCATTTGTGACCGTGTGATTATCATTAATAAAGGGCAGATTGTAGCAGATAGAAAGATGAGCGAGCTACGAGATGGCGAGCAACAAGTGGTTATAGTAGCGTTTGACTACCGCGTAGAAGAAGTTGCACTCACACGACTTGATAAAGTAGCCAGTGTAAAAAACACGACAGGCTTTACCTATGAGATTACCTTTGCCACACAAGAAGATATGCGTGCAAGAGTATTTGACTTTGCACACGATAATGAGCTCAAGATCTTACAGCTCAACCAGAAAAATGCCAGTCTCGAGAGTCTTTTTACAGAACTTACCGCATAA